The Pseudomonadota bacterium genomic interval GATCGCGGCGAAAGAGGACTGGACGAGGAACAGACGATGTCACGAGTTGGCAAGAACCCGATTACCATTCCCGACGGCGTCACGGTCGACGTGGCCGCCGACGCGATCACGGTGAAGGGCAAGAAGGGCGAGTTGAGCCGTCAGCTACTGGCCGATGTGTCGGTGGCGGTCGAGGACAACAAGGTCGTCATCAAGCCGATGTCGGAATCGAAGTTCGCGCGCTCTTTGTGGGGCACCATGCGCAGCAACATCGAAGCGATGATTACCGGCGTGTCCGACGGTTACTCGCGCGAGTTGGAGATCCAGGGTGTCGGTTACCGCGCGCAGATCCAAGGCAAGACCCTGCGCCTGCAGCTTGGTTTCAGCCACGATGTCGAGTTTCCGATTCCCGATGGCGTGACCATCGAGTGTCCCAGCCAGGTGCAGGTCGTCGTATCGGGTGCCGACAAGCAGCAAGTCGGCCAGGTCGCGTCCAACATCCGCGGCTACCGTCCGCCCGAGCCCTATAAGGGCAAGGGCGTGCGCTACAAGGGCGAGTACGTGCTCCGCAAGGAAGGCAAGAAGAAGTAGGTGATGAGATGAAATCGGCGAACCATCTATTCCAGCGGCGGCGGAGCCGCGTTCGCGCGCGCCTGCGCCGCGAGGCGAACGGCAAGCCGCGCCTGTCGGTCAACCGTTCGGGGATGCACATTTACGTGCAGATCATCGACGACTTGGCGGGCCACACGGTTGCCTCGGCGTCGAGCCTGGAAAAGGACGTGCGCGCCAAGGGCAAGTCCGGTGCGAACATCGAAGCCGCGGCCGAGGTCGGCAAGCTGATCGCCGAACGCGCGACGGCGGCCGGCGTCACGGACGTCGTGTTCGATCGCGGCGGCTATCGTTATCACGGCCGGGTCAAGGCCCTGGCCGATGCCGCCCGCGAGGGCGGCCTCAAGTTTTAGGCGAAGGGTAGGATAGAAATGGCAATGGCAGGTCGAGATCGCGGCGGACAGCGCGGCGGCCAACGTGGCCAGCGCGGTGGCGACCGCGATGCGGAAGCCAACGAGTTTCTCGAGAAGCTCGTCAGCATCAACCGTGTTGCGAAGGTGGTGAAGGGCGGGCGTCGTTTCGGCTTTGCCGCGATCGTCGTCGTCGGCGACCAGAAGGGTCGTGTCGGCCACGGCGCCGGCAAGGCGCGCGAGGTGCCCGAGGCGATACGCAAGGCAACCGAGCAGGCCAAGCGCAACATGGTGCGCGTGCCGCTGCGCGAGGGCCGCACGCTGCATCACGATGTGAAGGGCCGGTTTGGCGCGGGCAAGGTTATCCTGCGGTCGGCGCCTCCGGGCACCGGCATCATTGCCGGCGGTCCGATGCGCGCGGTGTTCGAGGCGCTGGGCGCCCAGGACGTCGTCTGCAAATCGACCGGCAGCGGCAATCCGCATAACGTCATCAAGGCGACCTTTGATGCGCTGGGCCGCACACTCGCGCCCCGCGCGGTTGCCTCCAAGCGCAACAAAAAAGTGAACGATGTGTTGGGTCGCAACACCGAGTACGCGGAGGCCTAAGTCATGGCGAAAGCCAGCTCAGGAAAGAAAGTGCGGGTAACCCAGATTGGCAGCCCGATTGGCCGCCCCAAGGACCAGCGTCAGACGCTGGTCGGGCTGGGTCTGAACAAGCTGCACCGATCACGCGAGCTTGAGGACACGCCCGCCGTGCGCGGCATGATTGCCAAGGTGTCTCATTTGGTGCGTTGCGAAGACGTCTGACGCACCCGATATAGAGAGCAGTAAGGTCATGAAACTGAACGATATTCGCGACAACGCCGGCGCCACCCATGCCCGCAAACGCAAGGGCCGTGGCATCGGCTCGGGCCTGGGCAAGACAGCCGGGCGTGGCCACAAGGGTCAGAAATCCCGCAGCGGCGTGGCGCTTT includes:
- the rplF gene encoding 50S ribosomal protein L6; protein product: MSRVGKNPITIPDGVTVDVAADAITVKGKKGELSRQLLADVSVAVEDNKVVIKPMSESKFARSLWGTMRSNIEAMITGVSDGYSRELEIQGVGYRAQIQGKTLRLQLGFSHDVEFPIPDGVTIECPSQVQVVVSGADKQQVGQVASNIRGYRPPEPYKGKGVRYKGEYVLRKEGKKK
- the rplR gene encoding 50S ribosomal protein L18; protein product: MKSANHLFQRRRSRVRARLRREANGKPRLSVNRSGMHIYVQIIDDLAGHTVASASSLEKDVRAKGKSGANIEAAAEVGKLIAERATAAGVTDVVFDRGGYRYHGRVKALADAAREGGLKF
- the rpsE gene encoding 30S ribosomal protein S5; translated protein: MAGRDRGGQRGGQRGQRGGDRDAEANEFLEKLVSINRVAKVVKGGRRFGFAAIVVVGDQKGRVGHGAGKAREVPEAIRKATEQAKRNMVRVPLREGRTLHHDVKGRFGAGKVILRSAPPGTGIIAGGPMRAVFEALGAQDVVCKSTGSGNPHNVIKATFDALGRTLAPRAVASKRNKKVNDVLGRNTEYAEA
- the rpmD gene encoding 50S ribosomal protein L30; the protein is MAKASSGKKVRVTQIGSPIGRPKDQRQTLVGLGLNKLHRSRELEDTPAVRGMIAKVSHLVRCEDV